From Alienimonas californiensis, a single genomic window includes:
- a CDS encoding ABC transporter ATP-binding protein, with amino-acid sequence MIETKKLTKRYGDLIAVNEIDLSLAAGDVFGFIGPNGSGKTTTMRMIATLLDPDYGEAYVCGKSIYGNSREVRRLIGYMPDAFGVYEDMTVTEYLEFFAAAFRIDGPARRKRCEECLELVDMTFKRDAYVDQLSRGQTQRIGLARTLLHEPEVLLLDEPASGLDPRARIEIRRLLRRLGELKKTVIVSSHILPELADVCTRVGMIEKGNLLVDGDVREVMRKARESITLQIRVKDRTEAAAQLLEQADEARSVTVDGEGTINVSLKPGVEDYTAIPQSLLEAGFAPTLFREEEVNLETAFMELTKGVQQ; translated from the coding sequence GTGATCGAGACCAAAAAACTCACGAAGCGTTACGGCGACCTGATCGCCGTGAACGAGATCGACTTGTCGCTGGCGGCCGGCGACGTGTTCGGGTTCATCGGCCCCAACGGGTCCGGCAAGACCACGACGATGCGGATGATCGCCACCCTGCTGGACCCGGACTACGGCGAGGCCTATGTCTGCGGGAAAAGCATCTACGGGAACAGCCGGGAGGTCCGCCGGCTGATCGGCTACATGCCGGACGCCTTCGGCGTGTACGAGGACATGACCGTTACGGAGTACCTGGAGTTCTTCGCCGCCGCCTTCCGCATCGACGGCCCGGCCCGCCGCAAGCGCTGCGAGGAGTGCCTCGAACTGGTCGACATGACCTTCAAACGGGACGCCTACGTCGACCAGCTCTCCCGCGGCCAGACGCAGCGGATCGGCCTGGCCCGCACCCTGCTCCACGAGCCGGAGGTGTTGTTGCTGGACGAACCGGCGAGCGGCTTGGACCCGCGGGCCCGGATCGAAATTCGCCGGCTGCTCCGCCGGTTGGGCGAGCTGAAGAAGACGGTGATCGTCTCTTCGCACATCCTGCCGGAGCTGGCGGACGTCTGCACGCGGGTGGGGATGATCGAGAAAGGCAACTTGCTGGTGGACGGCGACGTCCGCGAGGTGATGCGCAAGGCCCGCGAGAGCATCACGCTGCAAATCCGCGTGAAGGACCGCACCGAAGCCGCCGCCCAACTGCTGGAGCAGGCCGACGAGGCGCGGTCCGTTACGGTCGACGGCGAAGGGACGATCAACGTCTCCCTGAAGCCCGGCGTGGAGGACTACACCGCCATCCCCCAGAGCCTGTTGGAAGCCGGTTTCGCCCCCACGCTGTTCCGTGAGGAAGAAGTGAACCTCGAAACCGCCTTCATGGAACTGACGAAGGGCGTGCAGCAATAG
- a CDS encoding alpha/beta hydrolase, whose product MNVLLTQTTSEHAGLTVRTVGPPAGEPVEAALLLCHGFGAPGTDLVGLAAELFRLRPALVGRARVHFPAAPHDLAAMGMPGARAWWMLNMNRLNLPPAQRVAALRRERPEGIDALRTQLDSAIDSLLTLDGLPSESLVVGGFSQGAMLTTDYALRTEGELGGLAILSGAFVAEDEWSAWAATCPSRRVFQSHGTADPILPYESGEALRDLLTDAGHTVRFEAFPGPHTIPPVALEGLADLLEAASEA is encoded by the coding sequence ATGAACGTCCTCCTGACCCAGACCACCTCCGAACACGCCGGGCTGACCGTCCGCACCGTCGGCCCGCCGGCGGGCGAGCCGGTGGAGGCGGCCCTGCTCCTCTGCCACGGCTTCGGCGCCCCGGGGACGGACCTCGTCGGCCTGGCGGCCGAACTGTTCCGCCTACGCCCGGCGCTGGTTGGACGCGCCCGCGTGCACTTCCCCGCGGCCCCGCACGATCTGGCGGCGATGGGCATGCCCGGCGCCCGGGCCTGGTGGATGCTGAACATGAACCGCCTGAACCTACCGCCGGCACAGCGGGTCGCGGCGTTGCGGCGGGAGCGGCCGGAGGGCATCGACGCCCTGCGGACTCAGTTGGACTCCGCGATTGACTCCCTGCTGACTCTCGACGGACTCCCGAGCGAGAGTCTGGTCGTCGGCGGCTTCTCCCAGGGGGCGATGCTGACGACCGACTACGCCCTGCGGACCGAAGGGGAACTCGGCGGACTGGCGATCCTCAGCGGGGCGTTTGTGGCGGAGGACGAGTGGAGCGCGTGGGCGGCGACCTGTCCGTCGCGGCGGGTGTTCCAGTCCCACGGCACGGCCGACCCGATCCTGCCGTACGAGAGCGGCGAGGCGTTGCGGGACCTGCTGACCGACGCCGGACACACGGTGCGGTTCGAAGCCTTCCCCGGCCCGCACACGATCCCGCCGGTGGCTCTAGAGGGCCTCGCCGACCTGCTGGAAGCCGCCAGCGAGGCCTGA